In one window of Methanoculleus thermophilus DNA:
- a CDS encoding phenylacetate--CoA ligase family protein produces the protein MGVRMTRWGLKDLLPEHSVTMRALHILPAYSVYRKTYEFLRRSRTWSREKLEAYQMEALSHLLDHAYENVPYYRRVFRERRLVPEDIASPADLELLPFLTKEIVQANLPDLKARNYPESAFEYVTTGGSTGIPVGFYYEKGASRAREWAFMKTQWDRVGYRFRDRCVILRGHAVETASNGTYWKKALFGRWLLMSSHHMTEETLPAYIDRIRRFRPRFIQAYPSAAVILARYMVEHDVPRFPTVKAILCGSENLYPWQRDLLTKAFGCRVFSWYGNSEQTVLAGECEESTHYHIFPEYSIVELIGRDGRPITTPGVMGEVVTTGLTNYICPLIRYRTMDAAVLGDGSCSCGRAYPLLEKVEGRLQEFIVTKDHRLIPMTSVNMHSGVFDNVAQFQFYQEKVGEVLMRIVKRPGYTGRDTEQILRELEEKFEGDVDVTIRFVGKIPRTRRGKYQFLIQKLPLDRWGYHECEMV, from the coding sequence ATGGGTGTGCGGATGACTCGTTGGGGATTGAAGGATCTCCTGCCCGAACATTCAGTGACAATGCGGGCGCTTCACATCCTACCTGCATACTCAGTCTACAGAAAGACCTATGAGTTCCTCCGCCGGTCCCGTACGTGGAGCCGGGAGAAACTCGAGGCATATCAGATGGAGGCGCTCTCGCATCTGCTTGATCACGCCTATGAAAACGTCCCCTACTACCGTCGAGTCTTCCGGGAGCGGAGACTTGTCCCGGAGGACATCGCGAGCCCGGCAGACCTCGAACTTCTTCCCTTCCTGACAAAGGAGATTGTCCAGGCCAACCTCCCCGACCTGAAGGCCAGGAATTACCCGGAGTCGGCATTCGAGTACGTCACCACCGGGGGGTCCACCGGCATCCCGGTCGGGTTCTACTACGAGAAAGGAGCCTCTCGGGCCCGGGAGTGGGCCTTCATGAAGACCCAGTGGGATCGTGTCGGCTACCGGTTTCGCGACCGCTGCGTCATCCTTCGGGGCCATGCGGTGGAGACGGCCTCAAACGGCACCTACTGGAAGAAAGCGCTCTTTGGCCGGTGGCTGCTGATGTCCTCCCATCACATGACCGAAGAGACCCTCCCGGCCTACATCGACCGGATCCGGCGGTTCCGGCCCCGGTTCATCCAGGCTTACCCCTCAGCGGCCGTGATCCTCGCTCGATACATGGTGGAGCATGACGTCCCGCGGTTTCCAACCGTCAAGGCAATCCTCTGCGGGTCCGAGAACCTCTACCCCTGGCAGCGGGACCTGCTCACCAAGGCCTTCGGGTGCCGGGTATTCTCCTGGTACGGGAACTCCGAGCAGACGGTGCTTGCCGGGGAGTGCGAGGAGAGCACGCACTACCACATCTTCCCCGAGTACAGCATCGTTGAACTGATCGGGAGAGACGGCAGGCCCATAACGACCCCGGGGGTGATGGGTGAGGTGGTCACAACGGGCCTCACCAACTACATCTGCCCTCTCATCCGGTACCGGACGATGGATGCCGCAGTCCTCGGAGACGGTTCGTGTTCCTGTGGCCGTGCCTATCCGCTGCTCGAGAAAGTGGAGGGGAGGCTCCAGGAGTTCATCGTAACCAAGGACCACCGGCTCATACCGATGACGTCGGTGAACATGCACTCGGGCGTCTTTGACAACGTTGCGCAGTTCCAGTTCTACCAGGAGAAGGTCGGGGAGGTTCTGATGCGGATCGTGAAAAGACCGGGGTATACCGGACGCGACACGGAGCAGATACTCCGCGAACTCGAAGAGAAGTTTGAAGGCGACGTAGATGTGACTATCCGCTTTGTCGGAAAAATTCCCCGCACGCGGCGCGGGAAATACCAGTTTCTGATACAGAAACTGCCGCTGGATCGATGGGGCTACCATGAATGTGAGATGGTATAA
- a CDS encoding phenylacetate--CoA ligase family protein, with translation MVYSGSMNCTRDSFTTRALSILPFYNEYKKTYALLCQSRTWNREEIEAYQVEALGRLLDHAYENVPYYRRVFRERELVPEDIATLNDLKLLPFLTREDLQNNLPDLKAKNYPESAFEYVTTGGSTGIPVGFYYEKGASRAREWAFMKTLWDRVGYRFIDRCVILRGYIVGSPEDKIYWKKTLFGRWLVMSSHHMTEETLPAYIDEIRRFRPRFIQAYPSTAVILARYMMEHEIKPFPTLKAILCGSENLYPWQRSLLSEAFGCRVFSWYGNSEQTVLAGECEESTHYHIFPEYGIVELIGRDGRPVTRPGVMGEVVTTGLTNYICPLIRYRTMDLATEAEGPCTCGRSYQLLERVDGRVQDFIVTCRGELLSGVTMNIDTDAFDNVKQFQFYQEKVGEVILNIVRKPGFNSQDAEYLYQEVSRSCGSDVTITIRYVEHIPLTARGKHRYFVQNLPVRFGEEEMAKFEHISPNIVA, from the coding sequence ATGGTATACTCTGGATCGATGAACTGCACCCGGGATTCATTCACAACAAGGGCTCTCAGCATCCTCCCATTCTATAATGAGTATAAAAAGACCTATGCGCTTCTTTGCCAGTCCCGCACATGGAACCGGGAGGAGATCGAGGCCTACCAGGTAGAGGCGCTCGGACGCCTGCTCGACCACGCTTACGAGAACGTCCCCTACTACCGCCGGGTCTTTCGGGAGCGGGAACTTGTCCCCGAGGATATCGCCACCTTAAATGACCTCAAACTCCTCCCATTCCTGACCCGGGAAGACCTGCAGAACAATCTCCCCGACCTGAAGGCTAAAAACTACCCCGAGTCGGCCTTTGAGTACGTCACCACCGGGGGGTCCACCGGCATCCCGGTCGGGTTCTACTACGAAAAAGGAGCCTCCCGGGCCCGGGAGTGGGCCTTCATGAAGACCCTCTGGGACCGTGTCGGCTACCGGTTCATCGACCGCTGCGTCATTCTCCGGGGCTACATCGTCGGCTCGCCGGAAGACAAGATCTACTGGAAGAAGACGCTCTTTGGCCGGTGGCTGGTCATGTCCTCCCATCACATGACCGAAGAGACCCTCCCGGCCTACATCGATGAGATCCGAAGGTTCCGGCCCCGGTTCATTCAGGCCTATCCCTCGACGGCCGTGATCCTCGCCCGATACATGATGGAGCACGAGATCAAGCCGTTCCCGACCCTCAAAGCAATCCTCTGCGGGTCCGAGAACCTCTATCCCTGGCAGCGAAGCCTGCTTTCCGAGGCATTCGGATGCCGGGTCTTCTCCTGGTACGGGAACTCCGAGCAGACGGTGCTTGCCGGAGAGTGCGAGGAGAGCACGCACTACCACATCTTCCCCGAGTACGGGATCGTTGAACTGATCGGGAGAGACGGTCGGCCTGTAACGAGACCGGGGGTGATGGGTGAGGTGGTCACAACGGGCCTCACCAACTACATCTGCCCCCTCATCCGTTACCGGACAATGGACCTTGCAACGGAGGCCGAAGGACCCTGTACCTGCGGCCGCTCATATCAACTGCTCGAACGGGTTGACGGGAGGGTTCAGGACTTCATCGTGACCTGCAGAGGTGAACTCCTCTCAGGGGTTACCATGAACATCGATACCGACGCCTTCGATAATGTTAAACAGTTCCAGTTCTACCAGGAGAAGGTCGGGGAGGTCATCCTGAACATCGTGAGAAAGCCCGGATTCAACAGCCAGGATGCAGAGTACCTCTACCAGGAAGTGAGCCGAAGCTGCGGAAGCGACGTCACCATCACCATACGATACGTTGAGCATATCCCACTTACCGCCCGGGGGAAGCACCGCTACTTCGTCCAGAACCTTCCTGTGCGTTTTGGCGAAGAGGAGATGGCCAAGTTTGAGCACATATCCCCGAATATCGTGGCTTAA
- a CDS encoding archaeosine biosynthesis radical SAM protein RaSEA: protein MRRQNGVAPQDLDFTIPIGWEERVGYLDGQPVRRLIIFLRSTGCEWVEKTGGCTMCGFYCATSRGRAVSAEEYIAQFEYVMDAVDLGDYPIISIYNDGNLFNEHEMPVAAIEKICSYINNYQNIKKVVVESRIDYSPDEHVLRMKKALGGRQLEVAFGFESANPLVMNLCINKGFSTNNFDHFHSRMQSMGVLTKPLLLVKPPFLTEAEAVRDIVETVAYCVSKGIDYVDLEVTTVEKNTVVHELWKNNLYRPSWLWSLVDILQQCRERFGDRAHVYVSPWTYSVESLDWARNCGKCDDEVIRAIDRYNCRFDVTEFDGLDCSCRDSEWKEAVTKADPRKIPERIREQLAYVRSTRISSL from the coding sequence TTGCGCAGACAGAACGGGGTCGCTCCACAGGATCTCGATTTTACAATTCCCATCGGTTGGGAAGAGCGGGTAGGTTACCTCGATGGTCAGCCGGTTCGACGGCTGATTATCTTTCTCCGATCCACTGGTTGTGAATGGGTCGAGAAGACCGGGGGCTGCACGATGTGCGGGTTTTACTGTGCGACGTCCCGGGGCAGAGCGGTCTCTGCGGAGGAGTATATCGCGCAGTTCGAGTACGTGATGGACGCCGTCGATCTCGGAGATTACCCGATCATCTCGATCTACAACGACGGGAATCTCTTCAACGAGCACGAGATGCCGGTCGCAGCCATCGAGAAGATCTGCTCATACATCAACAATTATCAAAACATCAAGAAGGTGGTCGTCGAATCAAGGATCGATTACTCGCCGGACGAACATGTGCTGAGGATGAAGAAGGCATTAGGAGGCCGGCAGCTCGAGGTGGCGTTCGGGTTTGAGTCCGCAAACCCCCTGGTGATGAACCTCTGCATCAACAAGGGGTTCTCTACGAACAACTTCGATCACTTCCACTCAAGGATGCAGAGTATGGGTGTGCTGACAAAACCGCTTCTGCTCGTTAAACCGCCGTTCCTCACCGAGGCGGAGGCGGTACGTGATATCGTCGAGACCGTCGCCTACTGTGTATCAAAGGGTATCGATTACGTGGATCTTGAGGTGACGACGGTCGAGAAGAACACCGTCGTGCACGAACTCTGGAAGAACAACCTTTACCGCCCGTCGTGGCTCTGGAGCCTCGTCGACATCCTGCAGCAGTGCCGGGAGCGGTTCGGGGACCGTGCTCATGTCTACGTCAGCCCCTGGACCTACTCGGTCGAGTCGCTCGACTGGGCCAGGAACTGCGGGAAATGCGATGACGAGGTCATCAGGGCAATCGACCGCTACAACTGCCGCTTTGATGTAACGGAGTTCGATGGGCTGGACTGCTCGTGCCGCGACAGTGAGTGGAAAGAAGCCGTCACAAAGGCGGATCCCCGCAAGATCCCGGAGAGGATCCGCGAGCAGCTGGCGTATGTCCGTAGTACCCGGATCTCATCACTGTAA
- a CDS encoding phenylacetate--CoA ligase family protein: protein MKADFITAALRANPLTMKALSLVPSYHAYRKLYTFLQESQWWSREELEAYQMEALSRLLDHAYENVPYYRRVFRERGLVPEDIATLSDLELLPFLTKEIVQANLPDLKARNYPESAFEYVRTSGSTGTPMGFYYEKGASRAREWAFMKTQWDRIGYRFTDRCVILRGHVVETASNGIYWKKALFGRWLVMSSHHMTEETLPAYIDRIRRFRPRFIHAYPSTAVILARYMREHEIKPFPTVKAILCGSENLYPWQRSLLTEVFGCRVFSWYGNSEQTVLAGECEESTHYHIFPEYSIVELIGRDGRPVRGSGAMGEVVTTNLTNYVCPLIRYRTMDVAVATEKRCSCGREYPLLEKVEGRLQEFIVTRGGHLISVTPINYESGAFENIKQFQMYQEEIGELIMKIVRKPTYTEKDTLQLTQELRWQLGDDVNVHVHFVDEIPRTEGGKFRYLIQKLPITLGDL from the coding sequence ATGAAGGCTGATTTCATAACAGCGGCACTGCGTGCAAACCCACTCACCATGAAAGCGCTCAGCCTGGTGCCATCCTACCATGCATACCGCAAACTGTATACGTTCCTCCAGGAGTCCCAGTGGTGGAGCCGGGAGGAACTTGAGGCCTACCAGATGGAGGCGCTCTCGCGTCTGCTTGATCACGCCTACGAGAACGTCCCCTACTACCGTCGGGTCTTCCGGGAGCGGGGGCTTGTCCCCGAGGATATCGCCACCCTGTCAGACCTCGAACTTCTTCCCTTCCTGACAAAGGAGATTGTCCAGGCCAACCTCCCCGACCTGAAGGCCAGAAACTACCCCGAGTCGGCATTCGAGTACGTGCGTACATCCGGGTCCACCGGGACTCCCATGGGTTTTTACTACGAGAAAGGCGCCTCCCGGGCCCGGGAGTGGGCCTTCATGAAGACCCAATGGGACCGCATCGGCTACCGGTTCACCGATCGCTGCGTCATCCTCCGGGGCCATGTGGTGGAGACGGCCTCAAACGGGATCTACTGGAAGAAAGCACTCTTTGGCCGGTGGCTGGTCATGTCCTCCCATCACATGACCGAAGAGACCCTCCCGGCCTACATCGACCGGATCCGGAGGTTCCGGCCCCGGTTCATCCACGCCTATCCATCGACGGCCGTGATCCTCGCCCGATACATGCGAGAACACGAGATTAAACCGTTCCCGACCGTCAAAGCAATCCTCTGCGGATCCGAGAACCTCTATCCCTGGCAGCGGAGTCTGCTCACCGAGGTCTTCGGGTGCCGGGTCTTCTCCTGGTACGGGAACTCCGAGCAGACGGTGCTTGCCGGGGAATGCGAGGAGAGCACGCACTACCACATCTTCCCCGAGTACAGCATCGTTGAACTGATCGGGAGAGACGGCAGGCCAGTCAGGGGTTCGGGGGCGATGGGGGAAGTGGTCACCACGAACCTCACGAACTACGTCTGCCCCCTCATCCGTTACCGCACCATGGATGTCGCGGTTGCGACGGAGAAGCGCTGCTCGTGCGGAAGGGAGTATCCGCTGCTTGAGAAAGTGGAAGGAAGGCTTCAGGAGTTCATCGTGACCCGGGGAGGGCACCTGATCTCCGTCACCCCAATCAACTACGAGTCAGGAGCCTTTGAGAACATCAAACAGTTCCAGATGTACCAGGAAGAGATCGGCGAACTGATCATGAAGATCGTCAGAAAGCCGACCTACACCGAGAAGGATACCCTGCAGTTGACCCAGGAGCTCCGGTGGCAACTTGGGGATGATGTGAACGTCCATGTTCACTTCGTCGACGAGATCCCGCGCACCGAGGGTGGGAAGTTCCGCTACCTCATCCAGAAACTCCCAATAACGCTCGGGGATCTTTAG
- a CDS encoding 2-oxoacid:acceptor oxidoreductase family protein has product MYEIRIHSRGGQGGVTAAKLIALAAFRDGKHATACPFYGAERRGAPVVSFVRIDDEPIKIYSQIHEPDLVIVLDTSIMDVVDVLQGLKPNGEVLLNSPHPIAGCNGTCHHVDLTGIALAENLVVAGSPILNTPVLGALAKMGIVTLPSARTAIREMFSDERNVKAAEAAYEELKA; this is encoded by the coding sequence ATGTATGAGATACGGATTCACTCCCGGGGCGGGCAGGGCGGCGTCACCGCCGCAAAGCTCATAGCTCTAGCGGCATTCAGGGACGGCAAGCATGCAACGGCCTGCCCGTTCTACGGGGCGGAGAGGCGCGGGGCGCCGGTCGTCTCGTTCGTCCGGATCGACGATGAGCCGATCAAGATCTACAGCCAGATCCACGAGCCCGATCTCGTGATCGTGCTTGATACGAGCATCATGGACGTGGTGGACGTCCTCCAGGGCCTAAAGCCCAACGGGGAAGTCCTCTTAAACAGCCCTCACCCGATTGCCGGGTGCAACGGGACCTGCCACCACGTCGACCTGACCGGGATCGCGCTTGCCGAGAACCTGGTGGTTGCCGGAAGCCCCATCCTGAATACCCCGGTCCTCGGGGCGCTTGCAAAGATGGGCATCGTCACCCTACCGTCGGCACGGACGGCGATCCGGGAGATGTTTTCCGACGAGCGGAACGTGAAGGCTGCTGAGGCGGCATACGAGGAGTT
- a CDS encoding thiamine pyrophosphate-dependent enzyme, whose amino-acid sequence MSTIPKEEYLYKCTSACAGCSSSLCLRYVLKAAGPDTVLVVPACCTSVIQGIYPGTAMSVPVYNIAFAAAAACASGLSNALRARGKDTNVIVYAGDGGTVDIGIQALSGAFERGTDFLYICYDNEAYGNTGMQRSGATPLGARTTTTPGGKPTAKKDLDRIVEAHNPPYMATACSAYPLDLYKKVKKALSIPGPKFIHILAPCPPGWRYPTEKTIEMGKLAVKTGTWILYEREYGKLSISGPSKAAMKKPAPLEEYIKGQGRFKNLKPEILDLMRQQVEQNIQRFAREEEGQC is encoded by the coding sequence TTGTCAACGATTCCTAAGGAGGAGTATCTCTATAAGTGCACGTCGGCCTGTGCGGGGTGCAGCTCTTCCCTCTGTCTGCGCTACGTGCTCAAAGCGGCCGGCCCCGATACCGTTCTCGTCGTGCCGGCCTGCTGCACCAGCGTCATCCAGGGGATCTACCCCGGCACAGCGATGAGCGTGCCGGTATACAATATAGCCTTCGCAGCGGCCGCTGCCTGCGCCTCAGGTCTCAGCAACGCGCTTAGGGCGCGCGGGAAGGATACCAACGTCATCGTCTATGCAGGGGACGGTGGAACGGTTGATATCGGGATACAGGCGCTCTCGGGCGCTTTTGAGCGTGGGACCGATTTCCTCTACATCTGCTACGACAACGAGGCCTACGGCAACACCGGGATGCAGCGGTCGGGCGCAACGCCGCTCGGGGCGCGCACCACGACAACCCCCGGCGGCAAGCCGACGGCGAAGAAGGACCTCGACCGGATCGTCGAGGCGCATAACCCGCCCTACATGGCGACCGCCTGCAGTGCGTATCCCCTTGATCTCTACAAGAAGGTGAAGAAGGCGCTCTCGATCCCGGGGCCCAAGTTCATCCATATCCTTGCGCCGTGCCCGCCGGGGTGGCGCTACCCGACGGAGAAGACGATTGAGATGGGCAAACTCGCGGTGAAGACTGGGACCTGGATCCTGTATGAGCGCGAGTACGGGAAACTCTCGATCAGCGGCCCGTCGAAGGCGGCAATGAAGAAGCCCGCGCCGCTCGAGGAATACATCAAGGGTCAGGGCAGGTTCAAGAACTTAAAACCGGAGATCCTCGACCTGATGCGACAGCAGGTGGAGCAGAACATCCAGCGGTTCGCCCGCGAGGAGGAAGGCCAATGCTAA
- a CDS encoding transketolase C-terminal domain-containing protein, translating into MLTIATGNKAIADAVKAAKPGVIAAYPITPQTEIVEQIAEYVTSGELESRYIPVESEHSAMAACIGASAGGVRTFTATSSHGLLYMHEMIHWAAGARLPIVMVNVNRALGPGWNTWAEHTDAFSQRDTGWLQVFVGTVQEAYDATLMAFRIAEDERVLLPVMVNLDGFSLSHITQSLETVDPGDFIPPYHLPHAIDPENPCVYGPMTGPDEYYKFRWDIERSMRDARGVIEEVEREFAERFGRSYGPTEDYRCEDADVVVVAMGTLGKEAEVAVDRLRDEGIKAGSMRLRWFRPFPDLDLAGREVVVIDRDYSFGFGGVVAHSIKSKTGVEPYNVIAGLGGQEVTYNDIADFVRNRRPGEEMWFGVSEHV; encoded by the coding sequence ATGCTAACGATTGCAACCGGCAACAAGGCGATCGCCGACGCGGTGAAGGCCGCGAAACCCGGCGTCATCGCCGCATACCCGATCACCCCCCAGACCGAGATCGTGGAGCAGATCGCCGAGTACGTGACTTCCGGCGAGCTTGAGAGCCGGTACATCCCGGTGGAGAGCGAGCACTCGGCGATGGCCGCCTGCATCGGAGCGAGCGCAGGCGGGGTCCGGACCTTCACGGCGACGAGTTCCCACGGCCTCCTCTACATGCACGAGATGATCCACTGGGCGGCGGGCGCGCGCCTCCCGATCGTGATGGTGAACGTCAACCGCGCTCTCGGACCCGGGTGGAACACCTGGGCGGAGCACACCGACGCCTTCTCCCAGCGCGACACGGGCTGGCTGCAGGTCTTTGTGGGCACGGTCCAGGAGGCCTACGACGCCACCCTGATGGCGTTTAGGATCGCCGAGGACGAGCGGGTCCTCCTTCCGGTGATGGTCAACCTCGACGGGTTTTCGCTCAGCCACATCACCCAGTCGCTTGAGACCGTCGACCCCGGCGACTTCATCCCACCCTACCACCTCCCGCACGCCATCGACCCGGAGAACCCCTGCGTCTACGGCCCGATGACCGGACCGGACGAATACTACAAGTTCCGCTGGGATATCGAGCGCTCGATGCGCGACGCACGGGGCGTAATCGAGGAGGTCGAGCGCGAGTTTGCAGAGCGGTTCGGCCGGTCCTACGGCCCCACCGAGGACTACCGGTGCGAGGACGCCGATGTCGTCGTCGTCGCGATGGGAACGCTCGGCAAAGAGGCTGAAGTCGCGGTCGACCGCCTCCGCGACGAGGGAATAAAGGCCGGGTCGATGCGCTTGCGCTGGTTCAGGCCCTTCCCGGACCTCGATCTCGCCGGCCGGGAGGTCGTCGTGATCGACCGCGACTACTCCTTCGGGTTTGGAGGTGTTGTGGCGCACTCCATCAAGTCAAAGACCGGCGTCGAACCCTACAACGTCATCGCCGGGCTCGGCGGCCAGGAGGTCACCTACAACGATATCGCCGACTTCGTCCGCAACCGGCGTCCCGGCGAGGAGATGTGGTTTGGGGTGAGCGAGCATGTATGA
- a CDS encoding GNAT family N-acetyltransferase, translating into MTVSKIDDKDTWDTFIDESPSGLLFHKWDYLHLTAKHTGSTLLPYAVYNGDEIISLFPLFYRRIHGINAIFSPPPLTVIPHLGCVTSREFQGFKQSKKEFLLGMMAKEIREEIQGLSPNYLSIAFVPEFRDIRHYLWDQCSPMVRYTYTINLERPLEEIWKNFHSLLRKKLKKEEKAGLRLERSNDTATLHRLISDRYRDPSLAIPPIKREYLDDLVRAYPDRISVYTLYDAEDEITAVVAAQEYKRFLLWVGAPKIETSHDGNAYLQWLLIQRAQAEGYRTFENMGANNPDLIFFKSKFNPDLRTYFEIVKKDTLGAFSEWAYLSFAKRLMMTTGRI; encoded by the coding sequence ATGACCGTGAGTAAAATTGACGACAAGGATACCTGGGACACCTTCATCGACGAGAGCCCCTCCGGGCTCCTCTTTCATAAGTGGGATTACCTCCACCTGACGGCAAAACATACTGGGAGTACACTCCTTCCCTACGCGGTCTACAATGGGGATGAGATAATCTCCCTATTCCCGCTCTTCTATCGGCGGATACATGGCATTAATGCAATCTTCTCCCCGCCCCCTCTCACTGTGATACCCCATCTTGGGTGCGTAACGAGCAGAGAGTTTCAGGGATTCAAGCAGAGCAAGAAGGAGTTCCTGCTTGGGATGATGGCAAAAGAGATTCGGGAAGAAATCCAGGGACTTTCGCCGAATTACCTCTCGATAGCCTTTGTCCCGGAGTTTCGTGATATACGCCATTACCTCTGGGACCAGTGCAGCCCTATGGTCCGGTACACGTACACCATCAACCTCGAGCGCCCCCTTGAGGAGATCTGGAAGAATTTCCACTCCCTACTCCGAAAAAAACTAAAAAAAGAAGAAAAGGCCGGTCTAAGGCTGGAGAGAAGCAACGATACCGCAACACTCCACCGGCTCATCTCCGATCGCTACCGTGACCCATCGCTTGCGATTCCGCCGATAAAGCGAGAGTACCTCGACGACCTTGTTCGTGCCTATCCTGACAGGATCAGCGTCTATACACTTTACGATGCAGAGGATGAGATCACAGCCGTGGTGGCGGCCCAGGAGTACAAGCGGTTCCTGCTCTGGGTAGGTGCGCCGAAGATCGAGACTTCTCATGACGGAAACGCGTATCTCCAGTGGCTGCTTATTCAGCGTGCACAGGCCGAAGGCTACCGGACCTTCGAGAACATGGGTGCCAACAACCCGGATCTCATCTTCTTCAAGTCGAAGTTCAACCCCGATCTCCGGACGTACTTCGAGATCGTGAAGAAAGATACCCTTGGTGCATTCTCCGAATGGGCGTATCTCTCCTTTGCCAAGCGGTTGATGATGACGACCGGCAGGATCTAA